One part of the Peromyscus leucopus breed LL Stock chromosome 19, UCI_PerLeu_2.1, whole genome shotgun sequence genome encodes these proteins:
- the Slc9a3 gene encoding sodium/hydrogen exchanger 3 isoform X1 — MWHWALGPGWKPLLVLALTSLRGARAAEEEPSADETFQVITFKWHHVQDPYIIALWILVASLAKIVFHLSHKVTSIVPESALLIVLGLVLGGIVWAADHIASFTLTPTLFFFYLLPPIVLDAGYFMPNRLFFGNLGTILLYAVIGTIWNAATTGLSLYGVFLSGVMGELKVGLLDFLLFGSLIAAVDPVAVLAVFEEVHVNEVLFIIVFGESLLNDAVTVVLYNVFESFVTLGGDKVTGVDCVKGIVSFFVVSLGGTLVGVIFAFLLSLVTRFTKHVRIIEPGFVFVISYLSYLTSEMLSLSAILAITFCGICCQKYVKANISEQSATTVRYTMKMLASGAETIIFMFLGISAVDPLIWTWNTAFVLLTLLFISVYRAIGVVLQTWILNRYRMVQLETIDQVVMSYGGLRGAVAYALVVLLDEKKVKEKNLFVSTTLIVVFFTVIFQGLTIKPLVQWLKVKRSEQREPKLNEKLHGRAFDHILSAIEDISGQIGHNYLRDKWSNFDRKFLSKVLMRRSAQKSRDRILNVFHELNLKDAISYVAEGERRGSLAFIRSPSTDNMVNVDFSTPRPSTVEASVSYLLRENVSTVCLDMQSLEQRRRSIRDTEDMVTHHTLQQYLYKPRQEYKHLYSRHELTPNEDEKQDKEIFHRTMKKRLESFKSAKLGINQNKKGAKLYKRERAQKRRNSSIPNGKLPMENLAHNFIIKEKDLEFSEPEETTNYEETSGGIEFLANVTKDVTSDSGAGDTGSDTPLTGSLSPRWPSAAAQQLVLPSRLASPRAPSPAPPERISPANFASGEPGTGPEQRAPPSAHARSAAARRVHSRRSFQRPRPRRRPALLKLASLPGSTELPPHALEQEETPL; from the exons TCTTTCACCTGTCCCACAAGGTCACCAGTATCGTCCCTGAGAGCGCTCTGCTCATCGTTCTGGGCCTGGTGCTAGGCGGCATCGTCTGGGCAGCTGACCACATTGCCTCCTTCACACTCACACCCACGCTCTTCTTCTTCTACCTGCTGCCCCCTATTGTGTTGGATGCTGGATACTTCATGCCCAATCGACTCTTCTTTGGTAACCTGGGCACCATTCTGCTATATGCTGTCATTGGCACTATATGGAATGCAGCCACCACAGGATTGTCCCTCTATGGTGTCTTCCTCAGTGGCGTAATGG GTGAGCTGAAGGTTGGACTACTGGATTTCCTGCTTTTTGGTAGTCTCATTGCTGCTGTGGACCCAGTGGCTGTGTTGGCTGTGTTTGAGGAAGTCCATGTCAATGAAGTTCTTTTCATCATTGTTTTTGGAGAGTCACTGCTGAATGATGCAGTGACTGTG GTCTTGTACAATGTTTTTGAGTCTTTTGTGACGCTGGGTGGTGACAAGGTGACTGGCGTGGATTGTGTGAAAGGCATAG TGTCCTTCTTCGTGGTGAGCCTAGGGGGGACTCTGGTGGGTGTTATCTTCGCCTTCCTGCTGTCCTTGGTGACTCGCTTCACCAAGCATGTGCGTATCATCGAGCCTGGCTTCGTCTTTGTCATTTCCTACCTGTCCTATCTGACCTCCGAGATGCTGTCCTTGTCAGCCATCCTGGC caTCACCTTTTGCGGCATCTGCTGTCAGAAGTACGTGAAGGCCAACATCTCAGAGCAGTCGGCCACCACTGTGCGCTACACCATGAAGATGCTGGCCAGTGGAGCAGAGACCATTATCTTCATGTTCCTGGGCATCTCAGCTGTGGACCCCCTTATTTGGACATGGAACACGGCTTTTGTGTTGCTGACGCTGCTCTTCATTTCTGTATATCGAGCCATTG GTGTTGTTCTGCAGACCTGGATCCTGAATCGTTACCGCATGGTGCAGCTGGAGACCATTGACCAGGTGGTCATGTCCTATGGTGGCCTGCGTGGGGCCGTGGCCTATGCCTTGGTGGTACTTCTGGATGAGAAGAAAGTCAAGGAGAAGAATCTGTTTGTCAGCACCACTCTCATCGTGGTCTTCTTCACAGTCATCTTTCAG GGCCTGACCATCAAGCCCCTGGTGCAGTGGCTGAAGGTGAAGAGGAGTGAGCAGCGTGAGCCGAAGCTCAATGAGAAGCTCCACGGCCGG GCTTTCGACCACATCCTCTCAGCCATTGAGGACATCTCAGGACAAATTGGACACAATTATCTCAGAGATAA GTGGTCCAACTTTGATAGGAAGTTCCTCAGCAAAGTCCTCATGAGAAGATCGGCTCAAAAATCCCGAGATCGGATTCTGAACGTTTTCCATGAGCTGAATTTGAAGGATGCTATTAGCTATGTGGCTGAG GGAGAGCGCCGTGGGTCCCTGGCCTTCATTCGCTCCCCAAGTACGGACAATATGGTCAATGTGGACTTCAGCACACCCCGCCCATCTACCGTGGAGGCATCTGTCTCCTATCTCTT GAGGGAGAATGTCAGTACTGTATGCCTGGATATGCAGTCCTTGGAGCAGAGGCGGAGAAGCATCCGTGACACTGAGGACATGGTTACCCACCACACACTGCAGCAGTACCTGTATAAGCCTCGGCAGGAG TACAAGCATCTCTATAGTCGTCATGAGCTAACACCCAACGAGGATGAAAAGCAGGACAAGGAAATCTTCCACAGGACCATGAAGAAGCGTCTGGAGTCCTTTAAGTCAGCTAAGTTAGGCATCAACCAGAACAAGAAGGGAGCCAAGCTGTACAAGAGGGAGCGTGCACAGAAGCGG AGGAACAGCAGCATTCCTAATGGGAAGCTGCCTATGGAGAACCTGGCACACAACTTCATCATCAAGGAGAAAG ATTTGGAATTTTCAGAGCCTGAGGAGACCACCAACTATGAAGAGACCAGTGGGGGCATCGAGTTTCTGGCCAATGTCACCAAGGATGTAACCTCTGACTCTGGGGCAG GTGACACGGGCTCTGACACACCGCTTACCGGAAGCTTGTCCCCACGTTGGCCATCCGCTGCGGCCCAGCAGCTCGTGCTCCCCTCACGGCTCGCTAGCCCACGTGCCCCGAGCCCCGCCCCACCTGAGCGCATCTCGCCTGCCAATTTTGCCTCTGGTGAACCCGGGACGGGTCCAGAACAGCGGGCCCCGCCCAGCGCGCATGCTCGGTCTGCGGCTGCGCGCCGTGTACACAGTAGGCGCTCCTTCCAGAGGCCTCGCCCACGCCGCCGCCCTGCTCTGCTTAAGCTCGCTTCTCTTCCGGGCTCTACAGAACTGCCGCCACATGCTCTGGAGCAAGAAGAGACGCCGTTGTGA
- the Slc9a3 gene encoding sodium/hydrogen exchanger 3 isoform X3: MWHWALGPGWKPLLVLALTSLRGARAAEEEPSADETFQVITFKWHHVQDPYIIALWILVASLAKIVFHLSHKVTSIVPESALLIVLGLVLGGIVWAADHIASFTLTPTLFFFYLLPPIVLDAGYFMPNRLFFGNLGTILLYAVIGTIWNAATTGLSLYGVFLSGVMGELKVGLLDFLLFGSLIAAVDPVAVLAVFEEVHVNEVLFIIVFGESLLNDAVTVVLYNVFESFVTLGGDKVTGVDCVKGIVSFFVVSLGGTLVGVIFAFLLSLVTRFTKHVRIIEPGFVFVISYLSYLTSEMLSLSAILAITFCGICCQKYVKANISEQSATTVRYTMKMLASGAETIIFMFLGISAVDPLIWTWNTAFVLLTLLFISVYRAIGVVLQTWILNRYRMVQLETIDQVVMSYGGLRGAVAYALVVLLDEKKVKEKNLFVSTTLIVVFFTVIFQGLTIKPLVQWLKVKRSEQREPKLNEKLHGRAFDHILSAIEDISGQIGHNYLRDKWSNFDRKFLSKVLMRRSAQKSRDRILNVFHELNLKDAISYVAEGERRGSLAFIRSPSTDNMVNVDFSTPRPSTVEASVSYLLRENVSTVCLDMQSLEQRRRSIRDTEDMVTHHTLQQYLYKPRQEYKHLYSRHELTPNEDEKQDKEIFHRTMKKRLESFKSAKLGINQNKKGAKLYKRERAQKRRNSSIPNGKLPMENLAHNFIIKEKDLEFSEPEETTNYEETSGGIEFLANVTKDVTSDSGAGIDNPVFSPDEDLDPSILSRVPPWLSPGETVVPSQRARVQIPNSPSNFRRLTPFRLSNKSVDSFLLADGPEEQLQPTTPESTHM; this comes from the exons TCTTTCACCTGTCCCACAAGGTCACCAGTATCGTCCCTGAGAGCGCTCTGCTCATCGTTCTGGGCCTGGTGCTAGGCGGCATCGTCTGGGCAGCTGACCACATTGCCTCCTTCACACTCACACCCACGCTCTTCTTCTTCTACCTGCTGCCCCCTATTGTGTTGGATGCTGGATACTTCATGCCCAATCGACTCTTCTTTGGTAACCTGGGCACCATTCTGCTATATGCTGTCATTGGCACTATATGGAATGCAGCCACCACAGGATTGTCCCTCTATGGTGTCTTCCTCAGTGGCGTAATGG GTGAGCTGAAGGTTGGACTACTGGATTTCCTGCTTTTTGGTAGTCTCATTGCTGCTGTGGACCCAGTGGCTGTGTTGGCTGTGTTTGAGGAAGTCCATGTCAATGAAGTTCTTTTCATCATTGTTTTTGGAGAGTCACTGCTGAATGATGCAGTGACTGTG GTCTTGTACAATGTTTTTGAGTCTTTTGTGACGCTGGGTGGTGACAAGGTGACTGGCGTGGATTGTGTGAAAGGCATAG TGTCCTTCTTCGTGGTGAGCCTAGGGGGGACTCTGGTGGGTGTTATCTTCGCCTTCCTGCTGTCCTTGGTGACTCGCTTCACCAAGCATGTGCGTATCATCGAGCCTGGCTTCGTCTTTGTCATTTCCTACCTGTCCTATCTGACCTCCGAGATGCTGTCCTTGTCAGCCATCCTGGC caTCACCTTTTGCGGCATCTGCTGTCAGAAGTACGTGAAGGCCAACATCTCAGAGCAGTCGGCCACCACTGTGCGCTACACCATGAAGATGCTGGCCAGTGGAGCAGAGACCATTATCTTCATGTTCCTGGGCATCTCAGCTGTGGACCCCCTTATTTGGACATGGAACACGGCTTTTGTGTTGCTGACGCTGCTCTTCATTTCTGTATATCGAGCCATTG GTGTTGTTCTGCAGACCTGGATCCTGAATCGTTACCGCATGGTGCAGCTGGAGACCATTGACCAGGTGGTCATGTCCTATGGTGGCCTGCGTGGGGCCGTGGCCTATGCCTTGGTGGTACTTCTGGATGAGAAGAAAGTCAAGGAGAAGAATCTGTTTGTCAGCACCACTCTCATCGTGGTCTTCTTCACAGTCATCTTTCAG GGCCTGACCATCAAGCCCCTGGTGCAGTGGCTGAAGGTGAAGAGGAGTGAGCAGCGTGAGCCGAAGCTCAATGAGAAGCTCCACGGCCGG GCTTTCGACCACATCCTCTCAGCCATTGAGGACATCTCAGGACAAATTGGACACAATTATCTCAGAGATAA GTGGTCCAACTTTGATAGGAAGTTCCTCAGCAAAGTCCTCATGAGAAGATCGGCTCAAAAATCCCGAGATCGGATTCTGAACGTTTTCCATGAGCTGAATTTGAAGGATGCTATTAGCTATGTGGCTGAG GGAGAGCGCCGTGGGTCCCTGGCCTTCATTCGCTCCCCAAGTACGGACAATATGGTCAATGTGGACTTCAGCACACCCCGCCCATCTACCGTGGAGGCATCTGTCTCCTATCTCTT GAGGGAGAATGTCAGTACTGTATGCCTGGATATGCAGTCCTTGGAGCAGAGGCGGAGAAGCATCCGTGACACTGAGGACATGGTTACCCACCACACACTGCAGCAGTACCTGTATAAGCCTCGGCAGGAG TACAAGCATCTCTATAGTCGTCATGAGCTAACACCCAACGAGGATGAAAAGCAGGACAAGGAAATCTTCCACAGGACCATGAAGAAGCGTCTGGAGTCCTTTAAGTCAGCTAAGTTAGGCATCAACCAGAACAAGAAGGGAGCCAAGCTGTACAAGAGGGAGCGTGCACAGAAGCGG AGGAACAGCAGCATTCCTAATGGGAAGCTGCCTATGGAGAACCTGGCACACAACTTCATCATCAAGGAGAAAG ATTTGGAATTTTCAGAGCCTGAGGAGACCACCAACTATGAAGAGACCAGTGGGGGCATCGAGTTTCTGGCCAATGTCACCAAGGATGTAACCTCTGACTCTGGGGCAG GAATTGATAATCCTGTGTTCTCCCCTGACGAGGACCTGGATCCAAGCATCCTATCCAGGGTGCCACCTTGGCTGTCCCCTGGGGAGACCGTGGTGCCCTCCCAGAGGGCCCGTGTCCAGATTCCCAACTCTCCCAGCAACTTCCGCCGTCTGACACCATTCCGCCTCAGCAACAAATCAGTGGATTCCTTCCTGCTGGCCGATGGCCCCGAGGAACAGCTCCAACCCACTACCCCTGAGTCCACACACAT GTGA
- the Slc9a3 gene encoding sodium/hydrogen exchanger 3 isoform X2 → MWHWALGPGWKPLLVLALTSLRGARAAEEEPSADETFQVITFKWHHVQDPYIIALWILVASLAKIVFHLSHKVTSIVPESALLIVLGLVLGGIVWAADHIASFTLTPTLFFFYLLPPIVLDAGYFMPNRLFFGNLGTILLYAVIGTIWNAATTGLSLYGVFLSGVMGELKVGLLDFLLFGSLIAAVDPVAVLAVFEEVHVNEVLFIIVFGESLLNDAVTVVLYNVFESFVTLGGDKVTGVDCVKGIVSFFVVSLGGTLVGVIFAFLLSLVTRFTKHVRIIEPGFVFVISYLSYLTSEMLSLSAILAITFCGICCQKYVKANISEQSATTVRYTMKMLASGAETIIFMFLGISAVDPLIWTWNTAFVLLTLLFISVYRAIGVVLQTWILNRYRMVQLETIDQVVMSYGGLRGAVAYALVVLLDEKKVKEKNLFVSTTLIVVFFTVIFQGLTIKPLVQWLKVKRSEQREPKLNEKLHGRAFDHILSAIEDISGQIGHNYLRDKWSNFDRKFLSKVLMRRSAQKSRDRILNVFHELNLKDAISYVAEGERRGSLAFIRSPSTDNMVNVDFSTPRPSTVEASVSYLLRENVSTVCLDMQSLEQRRRSIRDTEDMVTHHTLQQYLYKPRQEYKHLYSRHELTPNEDEKQDKEIFHRTMKKRLESFKSAKLGINQNKKGAKLYKRERAQKRRNSSIPNGKLPMENLAHNFIIKEKDLEFSEPEETTNYEETSGGIEFLANVTKDVTSDSGAGIDNPVFSPDEDLDPSILSRVPPWLSPGETVVPSQRARVQIPNSPSNFRRLTPFRLSNKSVDSFLLADGPEEQLQPTTPESTHM, encoded by the exons TCTTTCACCTGTCCCACAAGGTCACCAGTATCGTCCCTGAGAGCGCTCTGCTCATCGTTCTGGGCCTGGTGCTAGGCGGCATCGTCTGGGCAGCTGACCACATTGCCTCCTTCACACTCACACCCACGCTCTTCTTCTTCTACCTGCTGCCCCCTATTGTGTTGGATGCTGGATACTTCATGCCCAATCGACTCTTCTTTGGTAACCTGGGCACCATTCTGCTATATGCTGTCATTGGCACTATATGGAATGCAGCCACCACAGGATTGTCCCTCTATGGTGTCTTCCTCAGTGGCGTAATGG GTGAGCTGAAGGTTGGACTACTGGATTTCCTGCTTTTTGGTAGTCTCATTGCTGCTGTGGACCCAGTGGCTGTGTTGGCTGTGTTTGAGGAAGTCCATGTCAATGAAGTTCTTTTCATCATTGTTTTTGGAGAGTCACTGCTGAATGATGCAGTGACTGTG GTCTTGTACAATGTTTTTGAGTCTTTTGTGACGCTGGGTGGTGACAAGGTGACTGGCGTGGATTGTGTGAAAGGCATAG TGTCCTTCTTCGTGGTGAGCCTAGGGGGGACTCTGGTGGGTGTTATCTTCGCCTTCCTGCTGTCCTTGGTGACTCGCTTCACCAAGCATGTGCGTATCATCGAGCCTGGCTTCGTCTTTGTCATTTCCTACCTGTCCTATCTGACCTCCGAGATGCTGTCCTTGTCAGCCATCCTGGC caTCACCTTTTGCGGCATCTGCTGTCAGAAGTACGTGAAGGCCAACATCTCAGAGCAGTCGGCCACCACTGTGCGCTACACCATGAAGATGCTGGCCAGTGGAGCAGAGACCATTATCTTCATGTTCCTGGGCATCTCAGCTGTGGACCCCCTTATTTGGACATGGAACACGGCTTTTGTGTTGCTGACGCTGCTCTTCATTTCTGTATATCGAGCCATTG GTGTTGTTCTGCAGACCTGGATCCTGAATCGTTACCGCATGGTGCAGCTGGAGACCATTGACCAGGTGGTCATGTCCTATGGTGGCCTGCGTGGGGCCGTGGCCTATGCCTTGGTGGTACTTCTGGATGAGAAGAAAGTCAAGGAGAAGAATCTGTTTGTCAGCACCACTCTCATCGTGGTCTTCTTCACAGTCATCTTTCAG GGCCTGACCATCAAGCCCCTGGTGCAGTGGCTGAAGGTGAAGAGGAGTGAGCAGCGTGAGCCGAAGCTCAATGAGAAGCTCCACGGCCGG GCTTTCGACCACATCCTCTCAGCCATTGAGGACATCTCAGGACAAATTGGACACAATTATCTCAGAGATAA GTGGTCCAACTTTGATAGGAAGTTCCTCAGCAAAGTCCTCATGAGAAGATCGGCTCAAAAATCCCGAGATCGGATTCTGAACGTTTTCCATGAGCTGAATTTGAAGGATGCTATTAGCTATGTGGCTGAG GGAGAGCGCCGTGGGTCCCTGGCCTTCATTCGCTCCCCAAGTACGGACAATATGGTCAATGTGGACTTCAGCACACCCCGCCCATCTACCGTGGAGGCATCTGTCTCCTATCTCTT GAGGGAGAATGTCAGTACTGTATGCCTGGATATGCAGTCCTTGGAGCAGAGGCGGAGAAGCATCCGTGACACTGAGGACATGGTTACCCACCACACACTGCAGCAGTACCTGTATAAGCCTCGGCAGGAG TACAAGCATCTCTATAGTCGTCATGAGCTAACACCCAACGAGGATGAAAAGCAGGACAAGGAAATCTTCCACAGGACCATGAAGAAGCGTCTGGAGTCCTTTAAGTCAGCTAAGTTAGGCATCAACCAGAACAAGAAGGGAGCCAAGCTGTACAAGAGGGAGCGTGCACAGAAGCGG AGGAACAGCAGCATTCCTAATGGGAAGCTGCCTATGGAGAACCTGGCACACAACTTCATCATCAAGGAGAAAG ATTTGGAATTTTCAGAGCCTGAGGAGACCACCAACTATGAAGAGACCAGTGGGGGCATCGAGTTTCTGGCCAATGTCACCAAGGATGTAACCTCTGACTCTGGGGCAG GAATTGATAATCCTGTGTTCTCCCCTGACGAGGACCTGGATCCAAGCATCCTATCCAGGGTGCCACCTTGGCTGTCCCCTGGGGAGACCGTGGTGCCCTCCCAGAGGGCCCGTGTCCAGATTCCCAACTCTCCCAGCAACTTCCGCCGTCTGACACCATTCCGCCTCAGCAACAAATCAGTGGATTCCTTCCTGCTGGCCGATGGCCCCGAGGAACAGCTCCAACCCACTACCCCTGAGTCCACACACATGTAA